Proteins encoded together in one Bombyx mori chromosome 24, ASM3026992v2 window:
- the LOC101739578 gene encoding delta(3,5)-Delta(2,4)-dienoyl-CoA isomerase, mitochondrial isoform X1, with translation MTSFMKTIAFLTSSSIRRVAVPRHFSTSTGVPQFETLAITVPKKHVFHVELNRPKKLNTFNKAMWRELNECFSSLSNNSECRVVVLSGQGKHFTGGIEINSLVEMAAEAEDLPDVARKARYHYNFIKYAQDGITALEDCVKPVLTVVHNACIGAGVDLVTACDIRYCSQDAWFQVKEVDVGLAADVGTLQRLPKVIGNTSIARELCYTGRKFDAREASEIGFVSKVFPDKDTALSHALQVAEDVASKSPVAVQTTKQSLVYSQSRPNSDGLEHIRLLNSVMNQGEDLPKAAVAQATKSPPPDYENL, from the exons ATGACAAGTTTCATGAAAACAATTGCTTTTCTGACATCGAGTTCTATAAGAAGag TTGCAGTACCGAGACATTTCTCGACGAGCACAGGTGTTCCGCAGTTCGAGACATTAGCCATAACTGTGCCCAAAAAACATGTGTTCCATGTTGAATTAAACAGGCCAAAGAAATTGAACACTTTTAATAAAGCCATGTGGAG GGAATTAAATGAATGCTTCTCTTCGTTGAGCAATAATTCGGAATGCAGAGTGGTTGTCTTGTCCGGACAAGGAAAGCATTTTACTGGCG GTATAGAGATAAACAGCCTCGTGGAAATGGCGGCGGAGGCTGAGGACCTTCCAGATGTGGCCAGGAAGGCCAGATACCATTACAACTTCATTAAATACGCACAG GACGGAATCACGGCTTTGGAGGATTGCGTCAAACCAGTGTTGACCGTGGTGCACAACGCCTGTATCGGCGCCGGAGTAGACCTGGTCACCGCCTGCGACATCAG GTATTGCTCCCAGGACGCGTGGTTTCAAGTCAAGGAAGTGGATGTTGGCTTGGCGGCCGATGTTGGAACCCTGCAAAGGCTCCCGAAG GTAATTGGCAACACGTCGATAGCGCGAGAACTTTGCTACACCGGCCGAAAGTTCGACGCCAGGGAAGCGAGTGAAATAGGCTTCGTCAGTAAAGTGTTCCCCGATAAAGACAC TGCCCTCAGTCACGCGCTGCAGGTAGCCGAAGACGTCGCATCGAAAAGTCCGGTCGCAGTTCAAACGACGAAACAAAGTCTCGTCTACTCGCAGAGCAGACCAAACAGTGATGGCCTCGAGCATATT CGCTTGCTTAATTCCGTGATGAATCAAGGCGAGGATCTACCCAAAGCGGCCGTCGCTCAGGCCACGAAGAGCCCGCCGCCGGACTACGAGAACCTGTAG
- the LOC101739578 gene encoding delta(3,5)-Delta(2,4)-dienoyl-CoA isomerase, mitochondrial isoform X2, whose translation MWRELNECFSSLSNNSECRVVVLSGQGKHFTGGIEINSLVEMAAEAEDLPDVARKARYHYNFIKYAQDGITALEDCVKPVLTVVHNACIGAGVDLVTACDIRYCSQDAWFQVKEVDVGLAADVGTLQRLPKVIGNTSIARELCYTGRKFDAREASEIGFVSKVFPDKDTALSHALQVAEDVASKSPVAVQTTKQSLVYSQSRPNSDGLEHIRLLNSVMNQGEDLPKAAVAQATKSPPPDYENL comes from the exons ATGTGGAG GGAATTAAATGAATGCTTCTCTTCGTTGAGCAATAATTCGGAATGCAGAGTGGTTGTCTTGTCCGGACAAGGAAAGCATTTTACTGGCG GTATAGAGATAAACAGCCTCGTGGAAATGGCGGCGGAGGCTGAGGACCTTCCAGATGTGGCCAGGAAGGCCAGATACCATTACAACTTCATTAAATACGCACAG GACGGAATCACGGCTTTGGAGGATTGCGTCAAACCAGTGTTGACCGTGGTGCACAACGCCTGTATCGGCGCCGGAGTAGACCTGGTCACCGCCTGCGACATCAG GTATTGCTCCCAGGACGCGTGGTTTCAAGTCAAGGAAGTGGATGTTGGCTTGGCGGCCGATGTTGGAACCCTGCAAAGGCTCCCGAAG GTAATTGGCAACACGTCGATAGCGCGAGAACTTTGCTACACCGGCCGAAAGTTCGACGCCAGGGAAGCGAGTGAAATAGGCTTCGTCAGTAAAGTGTTCCCCGATAAAGACAC TGCCCTCAGTCACGCGCTGCAGGTAGCCGAAGACGTCGCATCGAAAAGTCCGGTCGCAGTTCAAACGACGAAACAAAGTCTCGTCTACTCGCAGAGCAGACCAAACAGTGATGGCCTCGAGCATATT CGCTTGCTTAATTCCGTGATGAATCAAGGCGAGGATCTACCCAAAGCGGCCGTCGCTCAGGCCACGAAGAGCCCGCCGCCGGACTACGAGAACCTGTAG